From a single Pseudorasbora parva isolate DD20220531a chromosome 15, ASM2467924v1, whole genome shotgun sequence genomic region:
- the LOC137041838 gene encoding uncharacterized protein yields the protein MDDADDAAKLRYISRVIFSDMGKAVKTTRFRSVKIKVVRRRIAGPAKVSYLSQGLPQPNSKQPHPSDPYMSTTSSQAEPDDVAPSCSSETAYSKAKKRELHAWDAVKDDMLKVSFECSAPITTQCVVCQSHGDYRCIECSTTAVFCEACLKNTHRNSLHLSEKWNNDYYEPSSLGLFLCLPEGHDTHAVYTKDMKVIVSTGRLCTVTVNMCVCEPESCTLLRYGLWPATADKPQTAFSIPLLELFVCLSLECQVSVEGFCNTLRWKNNLTLAEVNTLYRALVGESISQFRHHHFRQRSLVDICPQLDDGTICPACPKADGDRIVTLDANFGLVRKQSSGTSAVEPLHGTRMFVDEEDVEEYLLSHLDSSKPHEDCSNFKAGNVLRSQKQAKKLKQEWPMQLLCTGTAVKPMTFYP from the exons ATGGATGACGCGGATGACGCAGCAAAGTTGCGATATATTTCCCGCGTTATATTTTCAG ATATGGGAAAAGCAGTGAAAACCACGCGTTTTAGAAGCGTTAAGATTAAGGTGGTGAGGAGACGTATCGCTGGGCCTGCAAAGGTTTCTTACCTTAGTCAAGGTCTTCCCCAGCCCAACTCCAAACAGCCCCACCCTTCCGACCCTTACATGTCAACTACATCTAGCCAGGCTGAACCAGATGATGTAGCACCGAGCTGTAGTTCTGAGACTGCCTACAGTAAGGCTAAGAAGAGAGAGCTTCATGCTTGGGATGCAGTCAAGGACGACATGCTTAAGGTGTCGTTTGAATGTTCAGCACCTATAACTACCCAGTGTGTTGTCTGCCAAAGTCATGGTGATTATAGGTGCATTGAGTGCAGCACCACTGCAGTGTTTTGTGAGGCTTGTCTGAAGAACACTCACAGAAATTCACTCCATCTTTCTGAAAAGTGGAAT AATGACTACTATGAACCATCCTCCCTGGGGTTATTCCTTTGTTTACCTGAAGGCCATGACACCCATGCTGTGTACACAAAGGACATGAAGGTCATTGTCAGCACAG GACGGCTCTGCACTGTCACAgtcaatatgtgtgtgtgtgaaccagAATCCTGCACTCTGCTAAGGTATGGGCTCTGGCCAGCAACAGCCGACAAGCCCCAGACAGCCTTCTCCATTCCTCTGCTAGAGCTTTTTGTTTGTCTGTCACTGGAGTGTCAGGTTTCTGTTGAGGGTTTTTGCAACACCCTGCGCTGGAAAAATAACCTCACACTTGCAGAG GTTAACACACTCTACAGAGCCCTGGTGGGAGAATCCATATCTCAGTTTAGGCATCACCACTTCCGACAAAGAAGTTTGGTAGATATTTGCCCACAATTAGATGATGGGACCATATGCCCAGCATGTCCGAAG GCTGATGGAGATAGGATTGTGACATTGGATGCCAACTTTGGCCTTGTGAGGAAACAAAGCTCAGGTACAAGTGCGGTTGAGCCATTACATGGAACCCGCATGTTTGTTGATGAAGAGGATGTAGAGGAATACCTGCTGTCACATCTTGACAGCTCAAAGCCTCACGAG GACTGCAGTAACTTCAAGGCTGGCAATGTGCTAaggtcacaaaaacaagcaaagAAACTGAAACAAGAGTGGCCGATGCAGCTCTTG